The following DNA comes from Gopherus flavomarginatus isolate rGopFla2 chromosome 5, rGopFla2.mat.asm, whole genome shotgun sequence.
CATtctcaggggagagggagagatttcCATGCAAAAGAACCATTTACTCTCCTGCACAAAGCTTAAGGCTTTGGAGACTCTGACCGACTCTTCATCACCAGTGTCCTTCCTTATATCTATATTGGAAACTATTGTCTAAACAGAGTAACTAGAAAAGATGGGAAGAAAAATCAATTGCACAATCCTAGTCTGCGAGTGTCAAAGTCATAATGTCTCTTTACACAACAAGTCATTACTGCATTTCCAGTTATGAGAATCCATTATCACAATGTATTTGCTCCCCAACTCTCGCCTACATGGCTAATAATGTCAGTTATTGTCAATACGCCTTTGCTAATAGAAGTCAGTCTATTTGCTATTGCTTGTAGTTTAGATTCCATGTAGCACTGTCTCAAAAGGGCCTACACTGTGGTCTTTTCCCCCCCAGTTTAGACAAAGCACATAGTTTGAGTGATTATTTCCTCATTGCAGCTCTGCATTTGTGCCACCCATAAGATACCTCTTGATGCCTATGTGGCATGTCCTGGCTATATCATCCCATTTATCTTAGTCCACTCATAGATGTCCTGCTCACATACTATGTCTGAGTTGATGAGGAGGTATCTGTCGCCGACACAAAAATGTTTCTGGCAAGCAGCACATTTGAAGCATTCCAGGTGGTATACTTTGTCCTTCACTCGCATAGTCATCTCATAGGCCCGGATTCGCTTGTCACAGGAAGCACAAAGGCCATCTTGGCCAAAAAgtctaaaacaacaacaacaacaaagagttATGCAAAGTTTCCTTGGAGAAAAGGGAGGCTGGGGGAAATAGAGAGAGAACTGAAACAAAAGAAGTGCACAATATTGGTTTTTTGCCACATGCATTGTAAGATACATAGAAGTTTAAACATTTGCTTGATGAAATCCAACAAGCAGGGACATTCAAAACTTTCCAGCATGAGTGGCATCCAGCAGTGGTGATCTGCCAAGAACCCAAGGGTGTCACCTACTTTTTAAATGAATATACCTGTTTGTTGTGGTCAAAGTAAGGGCCTAATTCTGAAAGGCAATGAGCAACTTCAATGAGATTTGAACCTCTTTAGATCAGACCATGAATTAAAACCACCCTAATACTTTCTTTCCACTCTTAATACTTGTTTTCACTTGTATCTTTCCTAATCAATCAATAGAAATTACCTGCTGATTGATAAATCTTGCCATTGCTCAGTTTTGTCACCACTATGCTGCAGGCTATGTTTTAGGATTCTGCAGGGTATTTGGAATTCCTTTAAactcaaatatcagagggggagccatgttagtctgtatccacaaaaacaacgaggagtccagtggccccttaaaaactaacagatttatttgggcatacgctttcatggggttttttacccacaaaatcttatgcccaaataaatctgttagtctttaaggggcCACAGgctcctcatttttaaaaaactcaaatGCTTCTCTACTCATAAAACCACTCCTGCTAGGTTTCAGGAGCTGGACCCTACAACCCTCTAGAAATCCATTTTAGTCCAAAGGATTTAATGATCTGCATTGCTCTTTAAGCCATATTAAGAAACCCTACTGAGACCATAATTATTGGGTTGTCTATTGAAAGGACTCTCTAATGCATGCACAACATGTTTATCCCTCTCACAAATGCACTACTTTCAGCTGGGACACTATGACCTATTCAGTTATTTGTCATAATGTAATGTCATCTTCTACTGTAGGCCGCAGCTTGCAGAGTTTAAAAACcctataattaataaataaacagtaatgtattatttttaataagaaaGGGAGAAATTCAGAAATATTATTTATCTGAAATATTTGCTTGTGTGTTTAAGTTCTCTGATTTGCCGCATTAATTTTAGAACTAGTGAGTCCATTTCCCATATTTTTACTGTGTTTATCACAGGCTGTGCCTGCTTCAAGTAACCTACTAggtttgaaagacaaaaaaacctaTTAGACTCCGATCTCTGAtggaaaaagaaataatttctcTTGTCCACCAGGAGATGTCGCTGTTCACTTCTGCCTAATGAAAGTGATACTGATAAGGTTGTGAAATGCTTCATTTCTGAAAACATGCACTCATTGTACAGAAAACACATTAATTTTGTTCCCATAGCCTGTTATTCTTCCATTAAAAAGTTAATAAATATTTGGCAagtgcacatgggactggatcaATGTTAGAATGTTTCATTTAATGGAGATGTACAGTTTAAGCCACTATTGGGGTCCAACCTCCAGTCtctagcaaaactcccattggaaaAGCTATGAGATAAAATTACAAGGAACTCTACTCTTTCCACCTCCCAATTACCTACACTCTTAAAGTGAGTTTTGTGTAAGGAATATCAGGTTCAATATAAAACTAGACCGTAAAAAGCTTGGTGTGGGGGAGAAAAGTGGAGTTCCTACTTATTCCATTCCCCCAGCTCCTAGAGCTCAAAGGATATATTATAACAAATGATGTAGAAGGTGCAATACGCTTTAATTGTAATCAAGAACACACAGGTTCTTTGTTATCAAGTTATTGGGAAATAATATATTAATCTTTATTCATCTGATTTATCAAAATTTATAAGGACAAAGATGGGCAAGGATCCACTAATGCAAAAACTGTAACAGGTGCTCTTATAGGATCAGATTCAGCAAGACACTAAAGCAAATGCTTAAGTCCATTCTATTCAGGACAAtgcttaggcatgtgcttaactttatgcacatgcttaaattatATTGATTTCAAGTTCTCCTGAACTGGGCCataattattataataaatgtAAACAGCACAGTGCCTTTCAGCCTGAAGGGTCCTAGAGAACTTTAAAAACTGATACTCAAATCACAGTTATTGCACAGCAAAacacctctcttcccccacatAGAGAGTAGCAAAGCAAAACATCTCTTTTCCATGTGGTATTATTATACTGTGGAAGAGGAAATTTGGCTAGGCCCCAGGATACCTTATTCTTACAATAGAGGCAGAAGTTCTTTCATATGCACTCAACCTTTaggccagtggtctccaaagtggggtgcgcgcACCAAAGGGGGTGCGGAAGAGAATCCCTCAGGGTGCGCGGCAGGAGGAGCACCACTGGAGCtgtgcagctttttttttccctttggcagTTCAGCTGGGAGTCCAAgcggcttttttttgtttgttttcttcccctccctcagcGGTTCGGCCGGGAGTTCAAgcggcttttttttgtttgttttcttcccctccctcagcaGTTCGGCTGGGAGTCCGAGCAgctctttttccccccctccctcggCAGTTCGGCCGGGAGTTTGAGCAGCCTTTCCCGCCCCCCCTCCCTCAGCAGTTTGGCTGAGAGTCCAAAAGGCCTTTCCCGCCCTCTCACCCGCCCCCTGCCCTCGGCAGTTCAGCTGGGAGTCTGAaccactttttttgttgttggtgcTTCGACAGTTCGGCCGGGAGCtgggggtgcatgctcaaaaaaattttttactgatggggtgtGCGATcgaaaaagtttggagaccactgctttagGCCTCAGTTACTATAAACATTGCATCAGAAAGGCAACACCTGCAGAAGTACAACTCCTCTAAAACTATGCTGGGGTattgactcagagggaagagtaACACTTTCTGACTCTTCAGCACATACTCAAGGTGTCCCCACGCAAGTGCTAACACAACTCAGCTTTGCTTAGCTTCCCACATCAGGAAGCACCACTTAGCAAAAGGTGGTGCAACCACTGTGACTACCCTCAGCATTTATATTTTAGGAATAAATTATTCAGTATAATCTCTTCATGGATTCTTGCGCTGCAACATCATTAGGGATTCTAGCTTCATTATAAATATCTAAATAAACCTGAAATTACAGAAGAAAGCAAGTTAGGACAGGCTAGTATAGGGTAGGAAGGCTCTGTACCTGAGATAGTCCCTCCTGCAGAGTTTCCTGCCCAGTTTATAGTACAAGCGTCTCCCCACCTCTCCAAGCCTGCATCCACACAGGTCACAGCTGAGGCAGTCCTCGTGCCAATACTGATCGATGGCTTTCAGGAAATAACGGTCCCCAATGTTCTGCTGGCAACCTCCACATGTCAGCAGTGAAGGGGGGATTTGGAGCACttcatccactggctccctgagAGAATGAAACAATTGTTGGAGAAGGGAAAGCCCTTTAAACTCagccaaacaagaaaaaaatcaaattagtcGCCTAATTAGAACAGGAATTATGGCCAGATtattctcccattgaagtcaatggcagcccACTTCACCTCCTTGttatcagtgggagcaggagtaggcttttttcatttgttttaaaaacagaacagCCTAATATTTAGGAAATCACCAAAGGTGGCAAAAACATtgttaattctttgtttcttcttgtGCAAAGACTAAGTTGCAAACATGACAATCTGTACATCCTCTAGCTGTTCATTGCAGTAAACACATTTAACATATTGTGAATGAATtgtctgtatatatatacacaccactgccctctactgaagAGAATAAAAATGTCCAACTATGAGTCACAGACACCACACTGCtataaaataaacaagattgtCCTTTAACACAGGAGGTAAGAGACAGTGATTTTTGAGGAAGAGAGTTGGGATTCACTGTCCCAGTGAACTTCTTTTGTGGTTCTGCATATGCTGATGACAACCTAGAGACAACCATTAAGTCCTGAGATTTTTTATCATCATTTTGCTATTTTAAAGTAGTTCCCTTTTATCCACAGCAAAATGTAGCAATGCCTTCCCTACCATGAAAGGGACAGCTTACATAGTGTTTTTCAATAAGATTAGTATGTTTATCAGTAAGCATTTAAAAGGGACACCTATCAAACCGTATAAACCCCAAGATCCATCAATAGATTGCTGAAGATTGTAAAACAATTTTTcactcttaaaaaaaatacacactcATTCTGTGGGCTTGAACCTGCAGTGCTCATTCTGCGGAGCTGCTGCAATCAGTGGGAATTCTGCCTTAAAAAGGGCTGCAGGATTAGAAGATGTATACTAAGAGTCCTCCAGGATTGTTGCACGGAATGAAACTTTCCTTTCAGGAAGGTACATTTGAAGGCTAAGCCTGAAGATGGCATCTGTTTGAATAGCATTAAAAGTGAATAAATACAACAGGCAAGACtggccccatggaagtcaatggaagttttgctcttgacttcagtggtgccagaatttcacccaaccTTACTACAATACTTTTTTCCACCTGGTTAATGCAACCATGAGTCTGACTCTGATCTCACCTTCACtggttttacaccagtataactgcactgacttcaaggagttactcctaatttaaTTACGTGTGCATGAGAGGAAACTCAGGTCCCAAAACTGTATTGTGGTAGTACCGTGCCAAAACTGTATTGTGGTAGTACCTTAAGGGGTTTTTTTTGAAGCAAATATTCATCCACGGTATTTTGTTCCTATACCAGTCTGACACCTCATAATTTTTTAACAAGAACAAGAAGGAATGGATCTACTAATACAGGGGATGAAGCCATAATTTTCTGCAAATACACTTTAAGAAAGTCTCACCATTGCCTGTTTGCACCACTTTGCAAGTTCTGCCAGAAACACTACTGGCAAAAAATTAAAAGAATCGCCTATGGGcttaatcctgcaaggtgctgagtaccctggctttgatccagcaaagcatataGGGCCTCATCCaatgctcattgaagtcagtggaaatatgAGTCCACAGGATTAGacccttaagcacatgcttaactttaagcatgtgaccaGTCATTGAATTCAACTACTCagatgcacatgcttaagtgcattCCTGAATCAGAGACAGAGCCCTCAACACCTGGCAGAATCTAGCCCAATATTCTTAAGTACCTTATTCAGTTATTGATATCACAATCTATGGACAATTTGCTTTTATTACATACGGCAACGGCAACTGGACTGCTGAGGACAGAATGTAACTACACTGCCAGAAAGAAATCTGTCTGTTTAGCATTTCCAACGGGCCAGAGAAACTAACATTTTTCTGCCACCTTCACTTACTGGAAAACAGTTTTCTAGTCAAAAATTACTTTCTTCAGTGTCTGAAAAATGTATAGTGCCCCAGAACTTCCATCCTAAAGACTGCagtccttacttaggcaaaactctCTCTGACTTCACAATTCAGTCATATGATAGCATCCGCTCTTACGCACTTCCATTTTCACAGTTTATATAGCTGTGTCCTAACATTCTTCCGACTTGCAGTCCACACCTGCCAGCCCAGTATTGCCagtaaagtcaataggagtttttacAGGCAAAGGATTAGACCCTAGAATTTCAAAGCATATAGAGGCAATTCCTTACAATTGCATCGTAAGTCAGAATGTCGTAACTCAGAATCTACTCTATGCGGGACTGAGCGTCATAAACTTGAAACCTACAGTCATAAGTCAAATCAGGGTATCAATGTAGAACCACGGTAAGTGCAGTTCATTGTAACTCGAACATCATAAAGTCGATGACAGCCTGTACCTCTGTGCTTTTCATGAAGTGCTACTCTTAGTACCATCCAAtcacatagatagatagatagatagatagatagatagatagatagatagatagatagatagatagatagataaaggaaTGCATGATATTTCTGTGAGGCTGGCTTGAAAACATCAATGCACTAAACAACACAGATAAGCCAAATAATATAAACAGGGTATTATAGCTACAGAACAAAGCACTGTGATCATCTGCAGTAAATCCTATAGGTCCACAAAAATATTTTAGGGATATGAGGAGATAAGGAAGCAGCTTTTCCACAATAAATGCATCCCTTCTTTTGGGAGTTCAGATGTACACATACATGCACCAATATCAGGAACCATGAATTAGTTATTTCAAAGGCCAAGTCAGGTACTACAATCTTACACTTTGGCAGATGATCTCTTGAGCTGCTTTCCAGCCCTGCTGgaacctatgattctatgtttatttttaatagaatttCTGTTTCATGCATTAGCTTTTCTGTGTGCTTGGATTTCATACCCAGCAGTTATTCACTAGAACATAAAgaaggtaaataaataaataaataaatattgctaCTACTTTGTAGTTGAAACCTTAAAAAAAGTACCTAGAAGGTTAAATTACAATTCCTTAaaaatcaatgggaaatgagAAAAATGGTAACAAATGCAAAATAACTGATATGACATATTAACTGCCTTGGACTATGTGTGAGTTATGTTTTACACGTATTAGATTAGGGCTTCGGAAGACAATATTCTTAATGACTTACAGGAAACAAAGCCCAAATTAATTAAGTTTATAGGGGGAAATAATATTTTAAGTTTTACATTGAAAACCGAGACTTTACAAGTGTTTTTTCTCTCTGCAATATCACGGTGACCCCAAGACACAGACAAGTGCAATGCACCTAATGCTGCTCTTGAGATGTACAGCCCTGCAATTCAGTGGAATGACACCACACATTGTGGAGCTGAATTAACACTTCTCTTGCAACTAAATGCCTGCATGTGCTTGGTGTCCGAATGGATGGCTCCAGGAAATCTACTGAAAGAGCCAGATCATAATGCTACAATCAGTTACTGAATTTACATAACCTCTTCcacaaaggtggcacatgagaaCAAATGTCTCCTCCCACGCCCTCTGTGTATCAATTCTTTATATATTCATGGTCCTTGTACagaacccctccctccctcatacCACCATTATAATTTTTTGAAAGTTTCAAACTGACTTGTAGTATGAAAATGTGGAAGTTGTACACCATCAGATAACAGCTCTGACCTTTCAGACTAGTCAGCTACTTCGGCAGATTAAACATGGAGCAGAGACTGAAAACAAGTTAAGTTCTGTAAAGTATTATGCACCCAATATCTCTAAATTACTCTCATCAGCATCACTGAATCTcaagaagtggggagggagaaatGTACTGATCTTAAAGGTTGTTAGATTTTTTCAAACAGGAGGTTTATACTGGCTGGTATTTCACAAAACCTGAGAAATCTGATGAATCTATAATTTGGTTTCAGCTCAAAATGGGGAACTGGATGCTCTGGGTTGGTGCTGCCATCCACATGATTAGCACACTGATATCCACAGAGGTTGCCTAGTCCAGCACCAGCTCAATGAAATCTACCAAACCTCCTCATTACATGCACCAAAGTGACACACTACCAAATCTACCCAGATTGTAATATATCACAAAGGCAGCAAggttgtggggggaatgggggtaCTCGGGACTTTGTTGCATGCAGGGATATTATTTTGAAGGTAAAAGCAGCCCTAGTATATTTCTGAACCACCTTCTACCAGAAAGAGATCTCCAAAGCATCTCCCTAGAACTGGTGcttacataaaataaataataataattaacaacaacaataataaaggaCTATTGAAGCTCATAAAGTCCTTTTCAAGCCCATTTGTTGGAGAAGCTCAATATCCATCAAAAGGCAGAAGGggttaggaaagaaaaaaagccacTTACTCGGAAGGATCGAGGCTTTTCCTTTCGATGGCTGATGACATTGGCAGGGCTCGTTCCTTTGTAGTGTGTCGCTGGTAGGatctgccccctctgcccctACAAAGGCTGTCTGCTCTTGATGCCTTATCACCAGCTGagtttcccctccagcccccaatgACATTCACAGGATTTCCTCCTGCAACAccaaagagagaaagaaatatgggctgctgctgctgctgggttatGTCTCCGCAAGGCTGACCCTTAGGATCTAACCTCCCATCCTTGCAATGCTCCTCCTGTTTGCTGCGTGGCTgggcagccccagctgctgctgctgctgttcagatCACTGATGGAAACAGACTGTCTCAGCTGTCACTGCTGCTTACCCTGGAGTCCCCTTTGCTTTGCTTATGCCTTCTGCCTGGACAGCTCTGTACATGCTCTAGACTGAGATAGGTGCATATGCCGCAGATGCAGAGATCAGCATCATCCTTATTATTATTTAGCTCAGCCCCGAGTCTCTGgtttcatttcctttttcctgATCACGATTCAAATACAA
Coding sequences within:
- the LMO2 gene encoding rhombotin-2 isoform X2, coding for MSSAIERKSLDPSEEPVDEVLQIPPSLLTCGGCQQNIGDRYFLKAIDQYWHEDCLSCDLCGCRLGEVGRRLYYKLGRKLCRRDYLRLFGQDGLCASCDKRIRAYEMTMRVKDKVYHLECFKCAACQKHFCVGDRYLLINSDIVCEQDIYEWTKINGMI
- the LMO2 gene encoding rhombotin-2 isoform X1; the encoded protein is MGGGNPVNVIGGWRGNSAGDKASRADSLCRGRGGRSYQRHTTKERALPMSSAIERKSLDPSEEPVDEVLQIPPSLLTCGGCQQNIGDRYFLKAIDQYWHEDCLSCDLCGCRLGEVGRRLYYKLGRKLCRRDYLRLFGQDGLCASCDKRIRAYEMTMRVKDKVYHLECFKCAACQKHFCVGDRYLLINSDIVCEQDIYEWTKINGMI